AACTATGGGCAGGAACCACGGTTTGCGTTACGGCAGGAGCTCCAGCAGTATTGGTGATACTGTATTCGTAATTTCCAGAACCATCAAGTATTTCTATGGCAATGGTCGCCTCTGCTGAGGCGGTACAATCCAATAATTTTGTGAGTGTTGCACTTGCCGATAAAACGGGTTCCACAACAAACCCAATTTGTGAGGCAATACAACCATTGTCATCAGTGACATAAATGTCATAAGTGCCTGGAGAAACATTGCTGAACACCCCTCCGTTATCTTCGAAGGCCGTAGGAACAGGGGCTCCATTTGAAACCATGGCATAACGAAGGTTTCCGGCAACCGGTGTCCCTACAACGGTAACATCTATTGGAGAAGTACAATTATCCTGTGTCACTGATGTTATGGTAGGATCTGCCGTTAAATTCATTGACACCGTATTCAATACCAAGGGACAGCTATACTGATCATATAAAGTCACCGTATAATTACCGGCAGGGGAGTTTACGGGAATCTCAACGGGGTTATTGGTAGTTCCATTTATTGTTAAACCTCCAGGGCCGGACACATCATAGGTATAAGGGGCGCCACCACCACCCGAAATACCATTGATTGCTATTAATCCTGGCAGATTGCATGAAATATCCCTGGTCTTCACGGCGGTAGCGTTCAATGGAGCTAATTCCGGGACATAGGCATTTTCACTTGCCGCTCTACAGGCGTCGGTGTTGGTACCATCTACCTGAATGATTTCCAAATAGTACTCTCCTTCGGAAAGTGGAACCGAAGAGGTAATCGTATTATTATAGCCAACATTAACTGCTGTTGCGCCACCACCACTTACTTCAATTGGGGTGGCATTGCCGAGTTCATAGATTTCCCAACGCATGTTTGGAAAAGCAGTATCAGGGGTTAAGGTAAAGGTTAGCTCGCCCGTGGTTCCTCCTGAGCAAGTCGGTGTGACATCCGTAGCAATTTCTATGGGCAAATTCACAGAGGGCACTTCATTTACATTGACATTACTCTGACGGATACAGTTTGAACCATCTTGGACATAGAAAACGTATGTCCTTCCCGGTACCAGTAGCGGCAAACCGGGCAATGCGGGTGTTGTTGGATCTATGTTTGCCCAGGTATAGGGAGTGCCTGTGGGAATTCTCGCGGTCCAAACCGGTGTAGAGGCACCAAAATTGGCTGGATCATCCGTATAGGTATATCTGTAGCCAATGGAATCATCCCCCCGGCTACCTTGTACGGTTACCTGTAAGTCATTACAGTCCAATACTTGGGGAAATATGGTGATGTCCAAATCATCCAATGGAAATGGAATGATATACCTATCAAAATCCTTTTGACAATAAACTCCGGGTGAAACTTCAACCCTTATGGATGGAAATACCTCCGTTCCGGAGAACGTTGGGTTCGATACAGAACCCCTTAACTCTGTCGATGTCTGCCATGTTGTTCCACCATCATTACTGTATTCAACAGTTCCCGGTGTTCCCGAAGGAGTGGTTATGTTTATAAATTCGAAACCAAATTCGCTTTCAATCGTACTTGTACACGTAGCTGGCAATATGGGTGTTATATCTGCCGTAATTTCCGTTACGTTGTTAATGGTTACTGTTGAAGATGTTACCGTACAACCATTCACATCGGTAACGGTCACTTCATAATCACCCACGCCAATACCGTTGAAAGCAAGCGTGGTGGTTGAAATGTTTGAGTTGCTCCTACCATAATCAATACCATCGGCGGGAGATAAATCGACCAGGGCATAGGTATAAGGTGCAGTTCCTCCACCAACGGTAACATCAACGGCACCAAGGCCATCAAAACATTCCGGATCGGTAGGAACAGCGTTTGCTGATAAGGTAGCGACAGGTGTTAGTATAATATCTTCCTGCACAAAAGAACATAGTGCCGGACCCCCGTTGTTATCTTGTACATAGACATCGTAGCCCGCCGGATTTGCGGTAGCCATTGCATCGGTTACGGTCAGCGAATTTGTTGTGCTGTACAATCCTGCCGGACTTGTGTTGGCTGGTACAATGGCATAAAGCAGCGTTCCGTTCCCTCCAGTAGCGTTTACATTAATCAAACCGTCATTACAGGCACTTAGTTGGGTTACTTCAATAGCTACAACAAGCTGAGGGTTGATGTCAACATTCTGTATGTTTGGTGTATCGGGACATCCCAATTGGTCCCTTACCTCAATATCATAATTTCCCGCGGAAAGGCCTGTAAAGGTGTAACTGGTAGCTCCCACAGGAGAAGGTGTAATCCAGGGACCGCCATCAATTCTAAATTCATAGTTGCCGTTGCCTGAAGTAACATTGACCACAATAGTCCCGTCATTACTTCCGGAATAACAGGCCGTTGGGGTTACATCAAAGGCAATATTTGCCGGAGGAATAATCGTCACCGGAGCTGTGGATACCACTTCGCAACCATTTTGGTCCATCACACGTACCACATAATCCCCATTTGGAACATTGGTGAACTGGGCGTTGGTTTGATATGGGGTCACTATCGCTCCCCCTGAGGTTTCCAATTGATATTCATAAGATGGGTTGCCACCTGTAGCGGAAGCTTCCAAGGTACCACCAGTATTGAAACAGGTATAGTCTGCTATTTGGGCCAAGGAAGGAACAATTATTGAAGGTTCCGTAAGCGTAACCGGGAAAGAAACTGCACATGAAATATCATCCAGCTTTCTTACTTGAAGGGTATACGATCCATCGGCCAGGTTGGCAGCTGTTGTTACTGGTGAGGTCATGGATGTTGTCCAGGCAGTACCATCAAAAGAGTATTCAAAACCAACACCTGCGGTGAAATTGGAAACTTCGAACCGAACAAACCCATCAGCTATCCCATTACAACTTGGGTCAATGGTGGATAACAATTGTGCTTCAAAAGCCTGGTCCGCTTGAATAACTACGGTAAAATCCTGTGTTTTTTCACAAACCTCGGGTATTTGGAAAGCGGTAATGTCATCCAAAATCAAATCATTGCCATCATTGCTGTTTACATTGGTCCTAAAGACAATGTCAATATCGGTATTGACTCCTGGATTGAAGGTTATGGTACGTTCGTGCCAATCGGTATTGCCCGTGTTTTTTGGAATTTCCGGGGCTACTTCAGTGTAAATAACCGTTCCCGTATTGTCCAGGATTTCAACCAGTACTTCTGGGTTGTTCCCAACTCCGGAAAGGTTCATAAGGTTATAAGCCCAGAAATTTAAGGTGATTTCTTCATTGGGCAATACTTCAATATCCCGTTTTGCCCATAAAATATTATTCAGTTGTGGATTGCCGGTATCCGAGAAGGTACTTACATCTATTGACAAAAATCTACCGTCGGTCAACCCAGTATGATCTTGTGGACTTGTCCAAAAAGAAACAGGATTGGTTACAAAATTTGTGACCGTGTACTCCCCGTTCACCAGAATTCCGGCGGGACCCCTATTACAATTGGTAAGTGAACCGTCCTGGGGCTCAAAACAATAATCGGAACCAATTTCTGCTATCTGGGTAGTTGGACCGGCTCCAAAATTTTCGAAGAACAAGGTAGTTTGATTCGGAGCTATAGTGCTGGAATACCCTACGGTTATGGTATGGGTGCCATCCGGCACATCACTAAATATATTATTGTTGACCGTCCAGGTAGGAGGTACGGTGTACGTATAGTCAAAATCGGTAGTGTTCGATGATGAAACGGTAATGGTTCCCAGGCCATTGCAATCATAGTCTATGGTATAAGATAAATTTGGGTCTGGAGCAACGGTTGGAACGGTCAAGTCCATAGGAAATGTACAGCCCAGGGCATCCCTTACCACCAATTGGTAGTTTCCAGATAACAGGTTTCTTTCATTTAACGTTCCAAAACTGCTTCCGCCATCAAAACTATATTCATAGGGGGCTTGCCCACCACTGGCATTCAGAATCTTGACCAATGCCCCACTTGAGCTGCAGGAGGCATCTTCCACGATAGCTGCAGAAGCGGTTAATCTAAAGGGTTGGTCAATTTCGTAATCCAAGGTTTCAATACATCTGGATGTAGGTGTACCACTGGAATCCATTACGGTAATGGTATAGAAACCAGCGGGCAGATTAACAAACGTATTGGCCATTTGATACGTGGTACCGCCGTCCAAACTGTATTGATAAGGGGCGGTCCCCCCTGTTGCGGTTACCGTTAAGGTCGAAGTAGCCGAATCGGCACAAACAATAGCGGAATGGGAAGCTGAAATGGAAACCGTTCCCAGATCTTGTATGCTTACTACGTTGGAAAATGCGCTACAGTCATTCCCATCAAAAACTATGAATTGATAGTCACCGTCTTCATTTGGAAAATACGCTTCTGGTGTACCTCGATAACCAAACAAAAAGTTGGTTGTACTTTGTTTGGCGGAATTGGGAACATCAGCAGGGGTGGCATATAATGGTACGCCATCTTTTGCCCAGATGGCCATCCCATAATCAGGATTGGGACTTCCACCGTTTGGAGTTAAGGTAATTACACCCGCGTTACACGTAATATCCGAGGTGGTCACGGCGTCCAATGTCAGTTCTGGAACTTCCCCAACCGTTACATTCTGCGTATCTGAACAACCATCATCCGTGGTAGTGATCACAATGTAGTTTCCAGGGTTGACATCATTAAAGGTGTATGTATTGTCATTTGATGCTACCTGGCTATCAACAAAAGTCCCCAGACCACCATTGCTGCCATCGTCCAGACGAAGTTCATAAGCATAGTTGGGAAGTACGTTAAGTGCCTGTATCCCTATAGCGCCCAAGGCATTGCACTCTGCGGCAGTGGTTGTGATGTTTACTTGATAGTCCCTTTCCAGGATGCCGATATCTGCAGTTTCAAAAATACAACTGCCTGCAATTGGGTCTCCTGTCACTGGATTTAGTGGTGTGACCTGTACCTTGTAAGTACCACTTGTGGTGATATCAAAGTTAGGCCCGTTATCATCGGAGAAGGGAACGATGATGTTGTCATTAACGGCATCCACCAATTGGAATCCATAACCGGAACCAATATTGGTTACCCTTATGTTACCTGGCGTACTACAAAGAATATCCGAGGCATTATGATCGATATCCAGTGTGTTCTTGAACACATTGAAGAAAAAACGGCTGAAACATCCATTTTGATAGTTGATTACGACCCTGTACTCACCACTATCGGTAACCGTAAAATTGTTCTGGGTAGCCAGGTCCGTCCACGCGCAGGTTCCATTTTTGTTGGCACAATCATCTCCAGTATCCGCACAACTGGTTTCATCCAATCGTTGCCAAACAATGCTGTCGGCATCCGTTATGCCCAATTGAATGGTAGCTTCATCAGTTGCTCCGCATAAGAAGATTTTTGGCAATAAATCCCCATCAATGGAACAGGTCACGATTTCGCCCTGCAGATCATTATCGGGATTACTATCCGAGTTGACTTGATTGAAGAATCCTATAATGGGATTTGTCTGCGTTGTGCCAAAACGCTCAACGGTGATGAGCTCCGTAGCATCCGAACAGCCCGTGGCCCCGGTTTTTTCAACAATGTAATTACCAATATCGGTTACCAAAAGTGTACTTGGATCGCCATCTGCGTCACCGTCGTCAATCGGCGTTTCCGAGCCGTCAATTTGTCCGTTACCATTGGTATCCAAGGCCCATGTATAGTTTGTGAACCCAGAACCTGCGGTAAGTAGTACATCGGCACCGCACAATTGTACCGTTCTGGCAGTGTTACAATTGGCCAAATCGTCCAGGATGGTGTTTGTGGCAACCTCTGGTGTAACGCTACAGGCAGATACGGAACCGGCACCGTTTTCATCGGTGAAGGTAGAAGGGTTCAGCACGCCTTGATACGTGGAATACGCCCTATTCTCCAATGTATCGGAACAAGCATCCACAAAGTCGGAACAGTTACCGGAAAGCGTTACAAATATTCTGATGGTATACTCCGGGTCGCCAACTTCCACCAAATTGTCCGGAACCTGAAAGGAGATTTCATTGGTGTTGATGTCATGGGTATGGGTAACGCCAGGTGCATTCACCACATTGACATTGTCAAGGGTTACATTATTGGGGAGAATGTTCCTTATGGAATAGTTGACGGCATTGTCATCACCGGTGTTTTGAAATCGAAGCACATATTGAAAAGCTTGTCCCAAACTTACACCCTGTCCATTAATATTGGTCCCTCCTAAATCTTCCGAGGTATTTCCCAGTATAATTTCCGGGGCAAAAACCTGAATATAAGAGGCGTCATTTACCGTTCCATCGGTTGAATCCACTACAGGTGTTCCAGTCCCGTATTCTCCGCCATCACCACCATCTGCATTATTGTCCTTATAAAATTCATTGGCGTCACTACAGCCATCCCCATCACTATCCAAATCCAAATGGTCCGGGATGCCATCGGAATCGGTATCACAACCAGCTGTTAGCAATACCCCTCTCATATTGGTAGGACCAACAACATCTTGGCCAATGGTAATGGTGTTGTTCCCCAAGGAGTTCCAACTAATTGGAGTGGGAGGGGTATCCAGAACCATAGGTTCCAATGGACCATTTGTTGACCTTGTCCCAAACAACTCAAATTGGCCCGCTTGGTCAATGACAACCCTAAGTATGGGGGTGCCATTGGTACCAGTTATCGTCCATATGTCCGGATTTCCAGCTTCGCCGTAGGTCGTGCCGTCATAAAAACGGGCAAAATTTCCCGGTTCCCCTAATTGAAATTGTACTTCGCCGGCCACATCATTGCCGTTAACGTCAAGGTTGAATGAATTATCGATACTAAAGACATCCATGACCAAATAGTTGTCAACACTGACCAGGGCACTATTATGGGATGCTCCGTTGGCAATAGTAAAGGCCAAGGTATCGCATTCGTCCTCATCATAAATGCCATCGTTGTCATCGTCGAGGTCCGTGATATCGCGAATACCATCATCATCCGAATCGTTGTGGACCGTTATTAAAGCGGTTGGATTATCTGGAGTGGTATTGGTATCTGTCTGGTCTTGGGTATTGGTTACTGTATTGGTAAGGCTTAGTAGCGGTAGAATATCGATTTCATCCCCACGTACTTCAAGTTCCAATTCCGCGACATCCCCGCCGTCCAAAGTACCAATGTTCCAAGTATTGCCACTCCAAGTTCCTGAAATGGTAAAGGCATTGATCAAGGTAAGTCCTGTGGGAATATTATCGGTGATTTGCAAGTTGGTCACAGGTCCAGCACCTAAGTTTCGCACTCGAATGGTGAATGTGGCCGTTTCCCCTTCCATAATTTCATTGTTGTCCACGGTTTTATCCAGGATAATATCGGGATCACAGTAAAGGGCTTGAATGGTGTTACTATCGTAGGTACATGGCCCTTTGGTGCCGCGTACATAGTAATCACCGGCAATGGTTGGCGCATAATTTGCCGCGTTGGCACCGGGAATCAACTGTCCGTCCCGGAACCATTGATAGGCATCAAAACTTTCCGTGGCTTCAAAAATCTCCGAGCCAACAAAGCAGCCCGTACCACCACGAATTTCCAAAATTACTTCAGGTACGGTATCAAATCCGGAAAAATAACCTGCAACACCTCTATTTCCATCAAAACCAAAAAATCCAATGGCCATTGGTCCGGTCGATTGTACACTTACATTACCATTCAGATTAGGAATGTAAAAGGTTTTCCAGTCAGCGGAACCTGCAACCGGATTTGAGGCAGGTAAAGTAACCGGGCCGTTCCCATCCTCCACAATAATATTGGCGTCAGGGGTATTGACCGCGGCAATAATGGTCATCCCACCGGTAACGGTAGCACCTGCCATGTTCCTAATATCCGGAATGTTGTCCATGACATCGGGCAACAAACAGTTGACCGGGGCTACAAAGTTCAACCCTTGGGTCCAAGCTTTTGAATCTCCACCGAGACATTGATAGGCATAAACATTTTTTGAGGTTTGTACAAACATGTTGGCTCCCACGTTATTTGACGAATAGTAGCTACTGGGAATCTCGAAGAAGTCACCGGTGTTCAATGTAGCTAAAGGAGTTGGATTGCCATTTACGAAAATTTGTGTATTGTCCTCAATTGCAATAAGAAGTGGAAATTCGGTCCATCCATTGGAGGCACCATTACCTCTGATGAATACATAGTCTTTTCCCAAACGGTTTTCAGGAACAGGTTGGTCAATACCCGCATCGCGGTTGGTTGCCCCCACTTGCCTACCGTAGTTGATTGAACCATTGCTAATTACAATGTCTTTGTCAGCTTCTATGGAGGCGCCGATCCATCCTCTTTCATGGGCCAAGGTGGGTGAGTTACCTATGTAGGTTTCAAAAACAAAGGATTCATTGGCATCCAGGGTAATGGTAACCGTATTATCCGTTATCCCTGCAACATTGTTTCCCACACGGAATTGACATCCCGGATCGTA
The sequence above is a segment of the Muricauda sp. SCSIO 64092 genome. Coding sequences within it:
- a CDS encoding T9SS type B sorting domain-containing protein, whose amino-acid sequence is MYTDLLPKVSYIKHVFCILLVVLIGQFAQAQLSDLHYLPPLKQGQNNQGIRDQAIYLSTPEPTSFVVNVYRGTNAAPWRTYNIDNTNPAIIDAGEGLTNGDNNITLVNNANTGVVLTNSGLRFESPSGNRFYVNYRGFSSSQAASLTAKGRQAMGTHFKWGGVPNLGNHPSKSNTLGIMATEDNTTINLFGYDPGCQFRVGNNVAGITDNTVTITLDANESFVFETYIGNSPTLAHERGWIGASIEADKDIVISNGSINYGRQVGATNRDAGIDQPVPENRLGKDYVFIRGNGASNGWTEFPLLIAIEDNTQIFVNGNPTPLATLNTGDFFEIPSSYYSSNNVGANMFVQTSKNVYAYQCLGGDSKAWTQGLNFVAPVNCLLPDVMDNIPDIRNMAGATVTGGMTIIAAVNTPDANIIVEDGNGPVTLPASNPVAGSADWKTFYIPNLNGNVSVQSTGPMAIGFFGFDGNRGVAGYFSGFDTVPEVILEIRGGTGCFVGSEIFEATESFDAYQWFRDGQLIPGANAANYAPTIAGDYYVRGTKGPCTYDSNTIQALYCDPDIILDKTVDNNEIMEGETATFTIRVRNLGAGPVTNLQITDNIPTGLTLINAFTISGTWSGNTWNIGTLDGGDVAELELEVRGDEIDILPLLSLTNTVTNTQDQTDTNTTPDNPTALITVHNDSDDDGIRDITDLDDDNDGIYDEDECDTLAFTIANGASHNSALVSVDNYLVMDVFSIDNSFNLDVNGNDVAGEVQFQLGEPGNFARFYDGTTYGEAGNPDIWTITGTNGTPILRVVIDQAGQFELFGTRSTNGPLEPMVLDTPPTPISWNSLGNNTITIGQDVVGPTNMRGVLLTAGCDTDSDGIPDHLDLDSDGDGCSDANEFYKDNNADGGDGGEYGTGTPVVDSTDGTVNDASYIQVFAPEIILGNTSEDLGGTNINGQGVSLGQAFQYVLRFQNTGDDNAVNYSIRNILPNNVTLDNVNVVNAPGVTHTHDINTNEISFQVPDNLVEVGDPEYTIRIFVTLSGNCSDFVDACSDTLENRAYSTYQGVLNPSTFTDENGAGSVSACSVTPEVATNTILDDLANCNTARTVQLCGADVLLTAGSGFTNYTWALDTNGNGQIDGSETPIDDGDADGDPSTLLVTDIGNYIVEKTGATGCSDATELITVERFGTTQTNPIIGFFNQVNSDSNPDNDLQGEIVTCSIDGDLLPKIFLCGATDEATIQLGITDADSIVWQRLDETSCADTGDDCANKNGTCAWTDLATQNNFTVTDSGEYRVVINYQNGCFSRFFFNVFKNTLDIDHNASDILCSTPGNIRVTNIGSGYGFQLVDAVNDNIIVPFSDDNGPNFDITTSGTYKVQVTPLNPVTGDPIAGSCIFETADIGILERDYQVNITTTAAECNALGAIGIQALNVLPNYAYELRLDDGSNGGLGTFVDSQVASNDNTYTFNDVNPGNYIVITTTDDGCSDTQNVTVGEVPELTLDAVTTSDITCNAGVITLTPNGGSPNPDYGMAIWAKDGVPLYATPADVPNSAKQSTTNFLFGYRGTPEAYFPNEDGDYQFIVFDGNDCSAFSNVVSIQDLGTVSISASHSAIVCADSATSTLTVTATGGTAPYQYSLDGGTTYQMANTFVNLPAGFYTITVMDSSGTPTSRCIETLDYEIDQPFRLTASAAIVEDASCSSSGALVKILNASGGQAPYEYSFDGGSSFGTLNERNLLSGNYQLVVRDALGCTFPMDLTVPTVAPDPNLSYTIDYDCNGLGTITVSSSNTTDFDYTYTVPPTWTVNNNIFSDVPDGTHTITVGYSSTIAPNQTTLFFENFGAGPTTQIAEIGSDYCFEPQDGSLTNCNRGPAGILVNGEYTVTNFVTNPVSFWTSPQDHTGLTDGRFLSIDVSTFSDTGNPQLNNILWAKRDIEVLPNEEITLNFWAYNLMNLSGVGNNPEVLVEILDNTGTVIYTEVAPEIPKNTGNTDWHERTITFNPGVNTDIDIVFRTNVNSNDGNDLILDDITAFQIPEVCEKTQDFTVVIQADQAFEAQLLSTIDPSCNGIADGFVRFEVSNFTAGVGFEYSFDGTAWTTSMTSPVTTAANLADGSYTLQVRKLDDISCAVSFPVTLTEPSIIVPSLAQIADYTCFNTGGTLEASATGGNPSYEYQLETSGGAIVTPYQTNAQFTNVPNGDYVVRVMDQNGCEVVSTAPVTIIPPANIAFDVTPTACYSGSNDGTIVVNVTSGNGNYEFRIDGGPWITPSPVGATSYTFTGLSAGNYDIEVRDQLGCPDTPNIQNVDINPQLVVAIEVTQLSACNDGLINVNATGGNGTLLYAIVPANTSPAGLYSTTNSLTVTDAMATANPAGYDVYVQDNNGGPALCSFVQEDIILTPVATLSANAVPTDPECFDGLGAVDVTVGGGTAPYTYALVDLSPADGIDYGRSNSNISTTTLAFNGIGVGDYEVTVTDVNGCTVTSSTVTINNVTEITADITPILPATCTSTIESEFGFEFINITTPSGTPGTVEYSNDGGTTWQTSTELRGSVSNPTFSGTEVFPSIRVEVSPGVYCQKDFDRYIIPFPLDDLDITIFPQVLDCNDLQVTVQGSRGDDSIGYRYTYTDDPANFGASTPVWTARIPTGTPYTWANIDPTTPALPGLPLLVPGRTYVFYVQDGSNCIRQSNVNVNEVPSVNLPIEIATDVTPTCSGGTTGELTFTLTPDTAFPNMRWEIYELGNATPIEVSGGGATAVNVGYNNTITSSVPLSEGEYYLEIIQVDGTNTDACRAASENAYVPELAPLNATAVKTRDISCNLPGLIAINGISGGGGAPYTYDVSGPGGLTINGTTNNPVEIPVNSPAGNYTVTLYDQYSCPLVLNTVSMNLTADPTITSVTQDNCTSPIDVTVVGTPVAGNLRYAMVSNGAPVPTAFEDNGGVFSNVSPGTYDIYVTDDNGCIASQIGFVVEPVLSASATLTKLLDCTASAEATIAIEILDGSGNYEYSITNTAGAPAVTQTVVPAHSFDYQAPLAGDYTITIYDTNTPSNPICDRVFVINVPDRVEPALNPAIVTDVSCLGAGDGSIIISTTNGAAAPYTFEITAMDGVVTSIAPTSTTGNSATFTGLAPTTTAAGYVITVTGDSATNNCSVNSPSITISEPKAITVPAPTIVEFGCTSGNTTNNASITVNDVAPFVQGGSGNYIRYEFIEEDDPNTLAVETPSTVQSGTSATYIETDPAGGVYTINVYDDNGCVGTTTATIAPFDVLGTPTITVDEDISCNNSGEDITIDIVGSLTSYATHPGNYQFRMLPSSTYQASNQFLDLSAGSHTFGILNVNTGCEQVITHLVEEPNTFDIIVEKLADVVCFGDDGSIRLTMVDATYSNGFTWNIYNTNGTPTDRTDDGPVFLTGSSANLGPTVAIAVPAGDYLVEVVQDAFPECSQVRSFNIATPPASISLDPIALTDVGCTNDQGTALIAPRGGQAPYTIALTHVGSGTTTTVTSVNSHLFQSLTAGDYEISVTDALTCNEVFTGTDAFSLVLPDPITGTATANSKLVCEGDTDASISFSLNPRNVITNYRYVLNTYNDAAGSTLLSSSVSQTTPTFNNLGAGFYSISVTDDMGCTFETAPVLEIQEPTGVEALLVTNRAISCQTNAELLLVASGGTAPYEWSLDGSAFNPMNEMVTSDTHLFQNVPASPDSYRYYIRDSFNCISIVSNAVGVEAIETLTVTLDTSAARVNCTGDSTALIDAVADGGLGNYQFALFRDQANTDEVRPNQTDGTFADLPMGTYYVRVQSGDCEVVSEQVLIGEPTPLVVNPTITEISCADANDGSITLDVQGGSGDYQFAISPNLNQFDDENSFDELSPGDYIVIVQDGNGCFEVVEFSLIAPSSLAVTSTVTDEICFESADGTVTLEINGGTAPYFTSLNSNADTDFNQDVFQYTDLTSGTHVVFIRDANGCEVTEVFEVSPGVNLAGEAIVEYPCDSGITSNRVSLSFEDPSTTGNLLYGLDTADPAQMVLEGTFEGIPGGDHYITVMHSNGCTNTFDFSITEFDPLGLQLTESDINTITALATGGSGNYTFTINDETPTDDAEFYITETATYTITVTDENGCSVTEEIFMEFIDIEIPNFFTPDGDGHNDTWAPRNMGQYQNIFIKIYDRYGRTLYQFRGNEDDWDGQYQLSDLPTGDYWYIIKLNGIEDQREFIGNFTLYR